A genomic stretch from Mya arenaria isolate MELC-2E11 chromosome 10, ASM2691426v1 includes:
- the LOC128206615 gene encoding scavenger receptor class F member 2-like, whose protein sequence is MNGSSCISCKSNQYFGSTCSTHCPSLCKHKTCSVNGTCVDCRNGFYGIACNDTCSPQCLNGECERITGHCLQCVDGYKLISGKCEASHCDYCREHLCDFDTKHCLRGCADGYRRDTNHSRCTVDTSRHSSHKEVNLPNGKGAIAGAIVGAIFIITFVVILAVVIHTRRRNAKSGSEQRNSENEGSKTEGAPNNIVLGNVMEPHNYEDLCAETGCQPEASYNSIEDKDNGALHYVTLVKGTDQHNYATLRTESGRQPETKYYSLEGHNSIEKTDNVYQSVHI, encoded by the exons ATGAATGGCAGCTCGTGTATTAGCTGCAAGAGCAATCAATACTTTGGTTCAACCTGTTCAACTCATTGCCCTAGTCTTTGCAAGCACAAGACGTGTTCAGTTAACGGCACGTGTGTAGATTGCAGAAACGGCTTTTATGGCATTGCTTGCAATGACACATGTTCTCCACAATGCTTAAATGGAGAATGTGAAAGAATAACAGGTCATTGTCTTCAATGTGTTGATGGCTACAAGCTCATTTCCGGGAAATGCGAAGCAAGTCATTGTGACTACTGCAGAGAGCATCTGTGTGATTTTGATACAAAGCACTGCTTGAGGGGTTGCGCTGATGGCTACAGAAGGGATACAAATCATTCGCGATGCACTGTAGACACAAGTCGTCATTCTAGTCATAAAGAag TCAATTTGCCTAATGGTAAAGGAGCCATTGCTGGTGCAATTGTGGGTGCgatttttataataacatttgtgGTAATTCTCGCTGTTGTTATTCATACAAG gcGACGAAATGCAAAAAGTGGTAGCGAACaaagaaattcagaaaatgaAG GGTCCAAAACAGAGGGGGCTCCAAACAACATTGTTCTTGGGAATGTGATGGAACCACATAACTACGAAGACTTATGTGCAGAAACCGGGTGTCAGCCAGAGGCAAGTTACAACAGCATAGAAGACAAAGATAAT ggCGCGTTACACTACGTGACACTCGTAAAGGGAACAGACCAACATAACTATGCAACCTTGCGCACCGAAAGTGGACGCCAGCCAGAGACAAAGTATTATAGCCTAGAAGGACATAACAGC attgaGAAAACAGACAATGTTTACCAGAGTGTACACATATAG
- the LOC128204796 gene encoding asialoglycoprotein receptor 2-like has translation MTVGNRKGYSTCLDGWVAFNGSCYLFAHVNMQLTFTGAEQFCRQHNNAHLVHVNDALENAFIKDHLRDKQPHGWWIGLTDEDIEGVWKWFDTDTVASFTDWQPNDHATADQDCVVMYYGYDFKWADTWCSRVNLYPPICETSSRSCEEEVIVG, from the exons ATGACGGTTGGGAATA GAAAGGGTTACTCGACATGTTTAGACGGCTGGGTAGCCTTCAATGGATCCTGTTATTTGTTTGCACACGTCAATATGCAGCTAACATTTACCGGGGCTGAG caATTTTGTCGCCAGCACAACAATGCACACCTTGTTCATGTCAACGATGCCCTTGAGAATGCGTTTATCAAAGACCATCTCAGAGACAAACAAC CACATGGCTGGTGGATTGGACTAACTGATGAAGACATTGAAGGTGTTTGGAAATGGTTTGATACAGACACGGTAGCCTCATTCACAG ATTGGCAACCTAATGATCACGCAACAGCTGACCAGGACTGCGTCGTTATGTACTACGGATATGACTTCAAATGGGCAGACACATGGTGCTCGCGTGTAAATTTGTATCCTCCAATATGTGAAACATC TTCGCGTTCATGCGAGGAAGAGGTGATTGTCGGATGA
- the LOC128204797 gene encoding asialoglycoprotein receptor 1-like — MAFILHTGKGYSTCLDGWIPFNGSCYLFAHHHMQLTFTGAEQYCRQHNNAHLVHVNNALENAFIKDQLREKQTTTWWIGLTDEDIEGVWKWFDTDTVASFTDWHPNEGATNGEDCAIFYSVYDFKWADTYCSHTYLYPPLCETPSYLNHEEVIVG, encoded by the exons ATGGCTTTCATACTTCATACAG GAAAGGGTTACTCGACATGTCTGGACGGCTGGATACCCTTTAATGGATCCTGCTATTTGTTTGCACACCACCATATGCAGCTTACTTTCACAGGGGCTGag CAATATTGTCGCCAGCACAACAATGCACATCTAGTTCATGTCAACAATGCCCTGGAGAATGCGTTTATCAAAGACCAGCTCAGagaaaaacaaa CAACGACCTGGTGGATTGGACTTACTGACGAAGATATCGAGGGAGTTTGGAAATGGTTTGATACAGACACGGTCGCCTCATTCACAG ATTGGCATCCCAATGAAGGCGCAACAAATGGCGAGGATTGTGCCATATTCTATTCTGTATACGACTTCAAGTGGGCAGACACATACTGCTCACATACGTACTTATATCCTCCATTATGTGAAACACC